In Deinococcus aerophilus, a genomic segment contains:
- a CDS encoding HD domain-containing phosphohydrolase, translating to MQKPELDVQTVVLLAQSADDAFGRCVTLALQKTRATTVMISLYRADIDVLEVVAGAGQRSELAIGRRLPRGTGLGWHVISTEQPVLVEEVYTSREAHFLAGRPRPGMYLGVPLLDPDGRVLGVLSADTTDSPEILGDADAQLLLLLGQVAGVAYSRWKALDDAQRSARQYEQLASLSVQLEALSHPDDIAREALNLLLALSGFSIGVVMGVNGQGLTYMTMIQGDVEVTQAAGAALREPHVPRGLVADVLATRRSVAVADYLSYPGARPDMTRVRSALAAPLRCGEDVVGVIGLMNLDTPRPLPAEIVSLLDMVAARVDRAQERIRDFQNMRQMREAALRSIGRMLEGRDGETSGHTDRVTTLSLRLGRALGLGDEALQNLRWGAYLHDIGKVTLGDDILRKPGPLTPEERRAMQKHVVVGDHMLRDEVFVPREVRAVVRSHHERWDGRGYPDGLRGETIPMLARIFSVVDVYDALVSKRPYKPAWTHAQAMEELRRGAGSQFDPQALASFEALFGYDG from the coding sequence GTGCAGAAACCCGAACTGGACGTCCAGACTGTGGTGCTGCTCGCCCAATCGGCCGACGACGCCTTCGGGCGCTGCGTGACGCTCGCCCTGCAAAAAACCCGGGCGACCACCGTGATGATCTCACTGTACCGGGCCGATATCGACGTGCTTGAGGTCGTGGCCGGCGCCGGCCAACGTTCCGAGCTGGCCATCGGCCGCCGGTTGCCGCGCGGAACCGGTCTCGGGTGGCACGTGATCTCCACGGAGCAACCGGTGCTGGTGGAAGAGGTCTACACCAGCCGGGAGGCCCATTTTCTGGCCGGCCGGCCGCGGCCAGGTATGTATCTGGGGGTTCCGCTGCTCGATCCGGACGGTCGGGTGCTGGGCGTTCTGTCCGCCGACACCACAGACAGTCCCGAGATCCTGGGCGACGCCGACGCGCAGCTGCTGCTGCTGCTGGGGCAGGTGGCCGGCGTGGCCTACAGCCGCTGGAAGGCTCTGGACGATGCCCAGCGCAGCGCCCGGCAATACGAACAGCTCGCGTCGCTGTCCGTTCAGCTTGAGGCCCTCTCGCACCCCGACGACATCGCCCGCGAGGCCCTGAACCTGCTGCTCGCCCTGAGCGGCTTTTCCATCGGCGTCGTGATGGGCGTCAACGGGCAGGGCCTTACATACATGACCATGATTCAGGGGGACGTGGAGGTGACCCAGGCAGCCGGCGCCGCGCTGCGCGAGCCGCATGTGCCCCGTGGCCTGGTCGCGGATGTCCTTGCCACCCGGCGCAGCGTGGCGGTTGCCGACTACCTGTCCTACCCGGGCGCCCGGCCGGACATGACGCGGGTGCGCTCGGCACTGGCCGCTCCGCTGCGCTGCGGCGAGGACGTGGTCGGCGTGATCGGCCTGATGAATCTGGACACGCCCCGTCCACTTCCCGCAGAAATCGTGTCTCTGCTCGACATGGTTGCGGCGCGCGTGGACCGCGCACAGGAGCGGATCAGGGACTTTCAGAACATGCGCCAGATGCGCGAGGCGGCGCTGCGTTCCATTGGCCGGATGCTGGAGGGGCGCGACGGGGAAACCTCGGGCCACACCGACCGTGTGACCACCCTGTCGCTGCGTCTGGGCCGGGCGCTGGGGCTCGGCGATGAGGCCCTGCAGAATCTGCGCTGGGGCGCCTACCTGCACGACATCGGCAAGGTCACGCTGGGCGACGACATCCTGCGCAAACCGGGACCCCTGACGCCCGAGGAGCGCCGCGCGATGCAAAAGCATGTCGTTGTCGGTGACCACATGCTGCGCGATGAGGTCTTCGTGCCGCGTGAGGTGCGCGCCGTGGTCCGGTCCCACCATGAACGCTGGGACGGCCGCGGCTATCCCGATGGGCTCCGGGGCGAGACCATTCCCATGCTCGCCCGCATCTTCAGCGTGGTTGATGTCTACGACGCCCTGGTCAGCAAACGGCCCTACAAGCCCGCATGGACCCACGCGCAGGCCATGGAGGAACTGCGCCGGGGAGCAGGCAGTCAGTTCGATCCCCAGGCGCTCGCGAGTTTTGAGGCGCTGTTCGGTTATGACGGATAA
- a CDS encoding aldo/keto reductase produces the protein MQTRVLGHSGLQVSVVGLGCNNFGGRLDQAATDGVVRRALDQGVTLFDTADVYGNRGGSETMLGRALGQERPAVVLASKFGLPMDDSGTLQGARPAYIRQALEASLRRLGTDYLDLYQLHRPDPHTPIEDTLGTLDELVREGLVRHIGVSNMDAAGVRDADDLARQRDWSRVTSCQDEYSLLVRDLERELLPTMRDLGVGLLPYFPLASGLLTGKYRAGEPLPEGARITGSEGAQSRYLTERNWRVVGELRDFAAARGHTLLELAFSWLLAHDVTSSVIAGATRPEQIDQNVAAASWTLSPQDLAEVNRITSA, from the coding sequence ATGCAGACACGTGTTCTGGGCCACTCCGGCCTGCAGGTTTCCGTGGTGGGCCTCGGGTGCAACAACTTTGGCGGCCGCCTCGATCAGGCGGCCACCGACGGCGTCGTCCGCCGGGCCCTGGACCAGGGCGTCACCCTCTTCGATACCGCCGATGTCTACGGCAACCGGGGCGGTTCGGAAACCATGCTGGGCCGGGCCCTGGGGCAGGAGCGACCGGCGGTCGTGCTGGCCAGCAAGTTCGGGCTGCCGATGGACGATAGCGGAACGCTTCAGGGCGCCCGCCCCGCCTACATCCGTCAGGCCCTGGAGGCCAGCCTGAGGCGCCTGGGCACCGATTACCTGGACCTGTATCAGCTGCACCGCCCCGATCCGCACACCCCCATCGAGGACACGCTGGGCACCCTCGACGAACTGGTCCGCGAAGGGCTGGTGCGCCACATCGGCGTGTCGAACATGGACGCTGCGGGGGTCCGGGACGCCGACGACCTCGCCCGGCAGCGGGACTGGAGCCGGGTGACCTCCTGCCAGGACGAGTACAGTCTGCTGGTGCGTGATCTGGAGCGCGAACTGCTTCCCACCATGCGGGACCTCGGCGTGGGATTGCTGCCGTATTTCCCGCTGGCCAGCGGCCTGCTGACCGGAAAGTACCGCGCAGGCGAGCCGCTGCCAGAGGGTGCCCGGATCACCGGATCGGAGGGCGCGCAGAGCCGGTACCTGACCGAGCGCAACTGGCGCGTGGTCGGAGAGCTGCGGGACTTCGCCGCGGCGCGGGGGCACACCCTGCTGGAACTGGCCTTCAGCTGGCTGCTGGCCCATGACGTGACCAGCAGCGTGATTGCCGGGGCCACCCGCCCCGAGCAGATTGATCAGAACGTGGCGGCGGCCAGCTGGACACTTAGCCCGCAGGATCTGGCGGAGGTGAACCGCATCACCTCTGCCTGA
- a CDS encoding GGDEF domain-containing protein, which produces MRDELRSLTKQIQTTQDAQTLFSLHRQAVYIALDVGDPATALGHALACLELARTSQNVPLEIKAHVAMGIVQAEVYDDLGAAEHFDRAEILSKEVGDDRGVALVTVNAAHYQIEREAYAQAALRLCELLESPHAVGLDLPESTELRQAFHINLLVSGSEALKRADPLVGAIPGLRSHLTHSAHVLRALSDSRTGLANTFRAPDVLDALARYALWEDDLRGAERYADDRVELARSIGSDVMYGQALLSRSTVKARGGEWAGVIEDAQAAIRQFEAVNQELWIIRGREALADAYAHTQQFQAAFEIQREVTRHVEALYRQYHQQRALLGQITQQARDAEVRAEVYADAALHDALTGIPNRAHAMQMLDRLYRQAQQGSHHALALLDLDHFKAVNDTYGHATGDAVLTRVAQRLRAEIRSDDGVARFGGEEFVVILTGVTLEAAAEACERLRAVIAALDWNDVAQGLRTSASFGVARLDGQRDLNATLSAADLALYRAKHTGRNNVQREAALQGHA; this is translated from the coding sequence ATGCGCGACGAACTGCGCAGCCTGACCAAGCAGATTCAGACCACGCAGGATGCGCAGACCCTGTTCTCGCTGCACCGTCAAGCCGTGTACATCGCCCTGGATGTGGGCGACCCCGCAACGGCCCTGGGCCACGCGCTGGCCTGCCTGGAACTGGCGCGCACTTCCCAGAACGTGCCCCTGGAAATCAAGGCCCATGTGGCCATGGGCATCGTGCAGGCAGAGGTCTACGACGACCTGGGCGCCGCCGAGCACTTTGACCGCGCCGAGATCCTGTCCAAGGAGGTGGGCGACGACCGCGGCGTGGCGCTGGTCACCGTGAATGCGGCGCACTACCAGATCGAGCGCGAGGCCTACGCTCAGGCGGCCCTGCGGCTGTGCGAGTTGCTGGAGTCCCCGCATGCGGTGGGCCTGGACCTGCCGGAATCCACCGAGCTGCGTCAGGCCTTTCACATCAATCTGCTGGTAAGCGGCTCCGAGGCCCTGAAAAGGGCAGACCCCCTGGTCGGGGCCATCCCGGGGCTCAGGTCCCACCTGACGCACTCGGCCCACGTCCTCAGGGCGCTCAGCGACTCCCGCACCGGCCTCGCCAACACCTTCCGCGCCCCGGACGTGCTCGACGCGCTGGCCCGGTATGCCCTGTGGGAGGATGACCTGCGCGGCGCCGAGCGGTATGCAGATGACCGGGTGGAGCTGGCCCGCTCGATCGGCAGCGACGTGATGTACGGTCAGGCGCTGCTCAGCCGCAGCACGGTCAAGGCCCGGGGGGGCGAGTGGGCCGGCGTCATCGAGGACGCCCAGGCGGCCATCCGGCAGTTCGAGGCGGTGAATCAGGAGCTGTGGATCATCCGAGGCCGCGAGGCGCTGGCCGACGCCTACGCGCACACCCAGCAGTTCCAGGCCGCTTTTGAGATCCAGCGCGAGGTCACGCGGCACGTGGAGGCGCTGTACCGGCAATACCATCAGCAGCGCGCCCTGCTGGGCCAGATCACCCAGCAGGCCCGGGATGCCGAGGTCCGGGCCGAGGTGTACGCGGACGCCGCCCTGCACGACGCCCTGACCGGTATTCCGAACCGGGCCCACGCCATGCAGATGCTCGACCGGCTTTACCGGCAGGCGCAGCAGGGCAGCCACCACGCCCTGGCCCTGCTGGACCTGGACCACTTCAAGGCCGTCAACGACACCTATGGGCACGCCACAGGGGACGCGGTGCTCACCCGGGTCGCCCAGCGGCTGAGGGCCGAGATCCGGTCGGACGACGGTGTGGCCCGCTTCGGCGGCGAGGAGTTCGTGGTGATCCTGACCGGAGTGACCCTGGAAGCCGCTGCCGAGGCCTGTGAGCGCCTGCGGGCCGTGATTGCCGCCCTGGACTGGAACGACGTGGCCCAGGGGCTGCGGACATCCGCCAGTTTTGGGGTCGCCCGACTTGATGGTCAGCGGGACCTGAACGCCACCCTGAGCGCCGCCGATCTCGCGCTGTACCGGGCCAAGCACACCGGCCGGAACAACGTGCAGCGCGAGGCCGCCCTGCAAGGCCACGCCTGA
- a CDS encoding NADPH-dependent F420 reductase: MKIGILGAGHIGQALARLLAQAGHDVGLSNSRGPETLRDLTERLGHGIKAFSNEDAARFGDLVIETVPFGRYAELPTVQLTDKIVIDTANYYPQRDGPIDLGGLSESAFMASHLGGARVVKAFNTIHAAHLETQGDVGKPLEERRAIPVASDDAEAKAVVSDLIKAIGFAPVDNGDLEHSRSQQPGTPVYGQDLTARQAREVLAVR; encoded by the coding sequence ATGAAGATCGGAATCCTGGGAGCGGGACACATCGGTCAGGCGCTCGCCCGGTTGCTCGCGCAGGCGGGGCATGACGTCGGTCTGAGCAACTCGCGCGGCCCTGAGACGCTGCGGGACCTCACCGAGCGCCTGGGCCACGGTATCAAGGCCTTCAGCAACGAGGACGCGGCCCGCTTCGGTGATCTGGTGATCGAAACCGTGCCCTTCGGCCGGTATGCAGAGCTGCCCACCGTCCAGCTCACGGACAAGATCGTCATCGACACCGCCAACTATTACCCGCAGCGTGACGGCCCGATTGACCTGGGCGGCCTCTCGGAGAGTGCGTTCATGGCCAGTCACCTGGGCGGGGCGCGTGTGGTCAAGGCCTTTAACACCATCCATGCGGCCCATCTGGAGACCCAGGGGGACGTTGGCAAGCCCCTGGAGGAGCGGCGCGCGATTCCGGTGGCCAGCGACGACGCCGAGGCCAAGGCAGTGGTCAGCGACCTCATCAAGGCCATCGGCTTTGCGCCGGTGGACAACGGGGATCTCGAACACAGCAGGTCCCAGCAGCCGGGAACGCCCGTCTACGGTCAGGATCTGACGGCCCGTCAGGCACGCGAGGTCCTGGCCGTTCGGTAA
- a CDS encoding PAS domain S-box protein: MTHFHLPAENSLAPTADLPAGFHVLRRAAQFSPELTLLLDAQGRIQFANSAVGSRLGFVPTGLDAGSLVHPDDWAALIGRLKCSHPARDTDLPAFRMQSAEGEWLWLTGRATHFLDNPAVRAVLVHLRPTGRKRDLHRAALARLSRVLSGTYHVPEVVDAVFGEGLAAVGAAAGAILLIGADGEHLEMIGHAGYAVSANSTWRRIPLIRDVPVSHAVRDQRAIFLSDAELQAQYPDIHQIHAPFKSLAALPLVVGERVIGAVLLSFQHDRRFDTDEQEFLLTVADLCAPALDRSRLHLELQREQDWHATVTQNSSDVVAIIDERGIIVYESGSVERMLGYSPAEMVGRSAFDLIYPEDHGLIQHALASLMPNGEPASATYRFLHRDGHWVWLESLAMDLRHHPHIQGILVNSRDVTARVEAQAAREQARKEMEFSEQNFRRLAENSGDLVRQYDACGRVEYCSPSSRELLGYDPEEMMGQDPLCFIHPDDQSVLRAAFDQRLTPGTERRKFEYRLRRKDGRYMWVETTFRVLREPQSEQIGAFIGTTRDIEQRKHAEHLLHTQLDRYRHLLDFTVSMEQHHTAIDLAGEALHKALSLTEYDYGYAFSYDDGVVQVLAEAGLPPAVAAPGRDLSRLPLTTAVRRALQQREAYFLEGDQPVFEPAEFLPRGHWVSLCLLPITRQGKLVSVLVFGTDQVITTSADTRQLLRNVTARLGHALERQHHLEQLNTSREETLRALGLALEYRDYETKGHTDRVVRLTERLGCALGFAGADLAALRWGAFLHDTGKVAIPDAILLKPGKLTPEEWDLIKRHPGIGFEMLHHIPSLPATTLEVVLYHQERWNGSGYPKGLEGTSIPLAARVFAVVDIYDALTSERPYKPAWTHEQAVAQLRKEAGVLLDARVVRTFLHMLSLEATEHTDAGSILDADISLTEHMHE, encoded by the coding sequence GTGACACACTTTCATCTGCCGGCAGAGAACAGCCTTGCCCCCACCGCCGATCTTCCTGCGGGCTTCCACGTTCTGCGGCGCGCAGCACAGTTTTCCCCCGAGCTCACCCTGCTGCTGGACGCTCAGGGCCGCATTCAGTTTGCGAATTCAGCCGTCGGCAGCAGGCTGGGATTTGTGCCCACCGGTCTGGACGCGGGCAGCCTGGTGCATCCCGACGACTGGGCGGCGCTGATCGGCCGCCTTAAATGCTCGCATCCCGCCCGCGACACCGACCTGCCAGCCTTCCGGATGCAGTCTGCCGAGGGCGAATGGCTGTGGCTCACGGGCCGGGCCACCCACTTTCTGGACAATCCCGCCGTCCGGGCCGTGCTGGTTCACCTGCGCCCCACCGGCCGCAAGCGTGATCTGCACCGGGCTGCCCTGGCCCGGCTCAGCCGCGTCCTCAGCGGGACGTACCACGTTCCGGAGGTAGTGGACGCGGTGTTTGGAGAGGGTCTGGCTGCCGTGGGCGCGGCTGCGGGCGCCATCCTGCTGATCGGCGCGGACGGCGAGCACCTCGAAATGATCGGCCACGCCGGGTATGCGGTGAGTGCCAACTCCACATGGCGCCGCATTCCCCTCATCCGGGATGTCCCCGTGAGCCACGCCGTCCGCGATCAACGGGCAATCTTCCTGAGTGACGCCGAGTTGCAGGCGCAGTATCCAGACATCCATCAGATTCATGCTCCCTTCAAGAGCCTCGCCGCCCTGCCGCTGGTTGTCGGAGAGCGGGTGATCGGCGCGGTGTTGCTGTCCTTCCAGCACGACCGCCGCTTCGACACCGACGAGCAGGAGTTCCTGTTGACCGTTGCCGATCTGTGTGCGCCGGCCCTGGACCGCAGCCGCCTTCACCTTGAACTTCAGCGGGAGCAGGACTGGCACGCAACGGTCACGCAGAATTCCTCGGATGTCGTGGCGATCATTGACGAGCGGGGAATAATCGTCTACGAAAGCGGTTCCGTCGAACGCATGCTCGGATACTCACCCGCCGAGATGGTGGGAAGAAGTGCCTTCGATCTGATCTACCCCGAAGATCATGGTCTGATCCAGCACGCGCTGGCCAGCCTGATGCCGAACGGCGAACCGGCGTCTGCGACCTACCGCTTTCTGCACCGTGATGGGCATTGGGTCTGGCTGGAAAGTCTGGCCATGGACCTGCGCCACCATCCCCACATTCAGGGCATTCTGGTGAATTCCCGTGACGTCACCGCCCGGGTAGAGGCGCAGGCCGCGCGGGAGCAGGCCCGGAAGGAGATGGAATTCAGTGAGCAGAACTTCCGGCGCCTCGCCGAGAATTCCGGCGATCTGGTGCGGCAGTACGACGCCTGTGGCCGGGTCGAGTACTGCTCGCCCTCTTCGCGGGAATTGCTGGGCTATGACCCCGAGGAGATGATGGGGCAGGACCCGCTGTGCTTCATTCATCCCGACGATCAGTCGGTGCTGCGCGCGGCGTTTGATCAGCGCCTGACGCCCGGCACCGAGCGGCGGAAGTTCGAATACCGTCTGCGCCGCAAGGACGGCCGGTATATGTGGGTGGAGACGACCTTCCGGGTGCTGCGCGAACCGCAATCCGAGCAGATCGGGGCGTTCATCGGCACCACCCGCGACATCGAGCAGCGCAAGCATGCCGAGCACCTGCTGCACACGCAGCTCGACCGCTACCGGCACCTGCTGGACTTCACGGTCTCGATGGAACAGCACCACACGGCCATTGATCTCGCGGGCGAGGCGCTGCACAAGGCCCTGAGCCTAACCGAGTACGACTACGGATATGCCTTTTCCTACGACGACGGAGTCGTTCAGGTGCTGGCCGAGGCCGGCTTGCCTCCCGCCGTCGCTGCGCCGGGCAGGGACCTGAGCCGGCTGCCCCTGACCACGGCAGTCCGGCGGGCCCTGCAGCAGCGTGAGGCCTACTTTCTGGAAGGCGACCAGCCGGTATTCGAGCCCGCCGAGTTTCTGCCGCGCGGCCACTGGGTCTCGCTGTGCCTGCTGCCCATTACCCGGCAGGGCAAACTGGTGTCGGTGCTGGTGTTCGGCACCGATCAGGTCATCACCACCAGCGCCGACACCCGGCAGCTGCTGCGCAATGTCACGGCCCGCCTGGGGCACGCCCTGGAACGTCAGCATCACCTGGAACAGCTCAACACCTCGCGCGAGGAGACCCTGCGCGCCCTGGGTCTGGCGCTGGAATACCGCGATTACGAGACCAAGGGACATACCGACCGGGTGGTTCGCCTGACCGAGCGTCTGGGATGCGCGCTGGGCTTTGCCGGCGCGGACCTCGCGGCGCTGCGCTGGGGCGCTTTCCTGCACGATACCGGCAAGGTGGCCATCCCGGACGCCATCCTGCTCAAGCCCGGCAAGCTCACCCCCGAGGAATGGGACCTCATCAAACGGCACCCGGGCATCGGCTTTGAGATGCTGCACCACATTCCGTCGCTGCCCGCCACCACCCTGGAAGTTGTGCTGTACCACCAGGAGCGCTGGAACGGCAGCGGTTACCCCAAGGGCCTGGAAGGCACGTCCATTCCTCTGGCTGCGCGGGTCTTCGCCGTGGTGGACATCTATGACGCGCTGACCAGCGAGCGGCCCTACAAGCCGGCGTGGACGCATGAGCAGGCGGTGGCGCAACTCAGGAAGGAGGCGGGAGTGTTGCTGGACGCGCGGGTGGTCCGGACCTTCCTGCACATGCTGAGTCTGGAAGCCACCGAACACACCGACGCGGGATCCATCCTCGACGCTGACATTTCCCTCACGGAGCACATGCATGAATGA
- a CDS encoding alpha/beta fold hydrolase, producing MNDPKGSTFARQSNVKVAGTGERTILCAHGFCSNQGVFRHQIRAFGPTHRVVSYDLAGFGQSAPALWDARRYASLQGYAEDMVQLIDELELSHITLMAASMSAMVGLLASLARPERFEALILISASPRYLNDDPYYGGFQQPDVDSFYQLVDSQQAWADALVGMMLNRPVSLPLQEIAESVQGVTPQVAGVVARAIFQSDFRALLPQVTHPVLVTQTRADSVVPESVGHHLHRHLPQATLEFLPGVGHMPNFTEPEHFNRVAGGFLRGIQAAS from the coding sequence ATGAATGACCCCAAGGGCTCCACTTTCGCGCGGCAGTCCAATGTGAAGGTCGCCGGCACGGGCGAGCGAACGATCCTCTGCGCCCACGGCTTCTGCTCCAACCAGGGGGTCTTCCGGCATCAGATCCGGGCCTTTGGGCCCACGCACCGTGTGGTCAGCTACGATCTGGCCGGATTCGGTCAGTCTGCCCCGGCGCTGTGGGACGCCCGGCGATACGCCTCGCTGCAGGGGTACGCCGAGGACATGGTGCAGCTGATCGACGAGCTGGAGCTGAGCCACATCACCCTGATGGCGGCCTCGATGAGTGCCATGGTCGGCCTCCTCGCCTCGCTGGCCCGCCCGGAGCGCTTCGAGGCGCTGATTCTGATCAGCGCCTCGCCCCGCTACCTGAACGATGACCCGTACTACGGCGGCTTTCAGCAACCGGATGTGGACAGCTTCTATCAGCTGGTCGACTCACAGCAGGCCTGGGCCGACGCCCTGGTTGGCATGATGCTCAACCGGCCGGTGTCGCTGCCGCTGCAGGAGATTGCGGAGAGCGTCCAGGGCGTGACTCCGCAGGTGGCCGGTGTGGTGGCGCGCGCCATCTTTCAGTCGGATTTCCGTGCCCTGCTGCCCCAGGTGACGCATCCGGTGCTGGTCACGCAGACCCGGGCCGACAGCGTCGTGCCGGAAAGCGTCGGACACCACCTGCACCGCCATCTGCCGCAGGCGACGCTGGAATTCCTGCCGGGGGTGGGGCACATGCCGAACTTCACCGAGCCCGAGCACTTTAACCGGGTGGCCGGTGGGTTCCTCCGGGGGATTCAGGCCGCTTCATGA